The following are encoded together in the Diachasmimorpha longicaudata isolate KC_UGA_2023 chromosome 3, iyDiaLong2, whole genome shotgun sequence genome:
- the LOC135160732 gene encoding protein PRRC2C-like isoform X7, whose translation MSTLSGIVSKGEKGKSKFQSLDINSLYRVSRGESLEQHQQKSTLPRKHGMQSLGKVPSARRPPANLPSLKSEYSSSDPAVSLVPSGGSGWATTKEPASSTTTTSTNSPSAQSSDNLTSNSSPTQCVAATTPASTPSQDPSLPGQQQNTSQSPHPSEVGGKSSWSAIMTRPGEFGTPGVSTAVGYAGLVGGGRTGRGTLGLSFLAHQSPQFQHEFPSLSGQPSVSTQSQTQHTSTASNAISVNAQHQLLPQQSYSHNHAGGASAGQQQQQSQQNRELNAQYGPGPSLRPQTEGSWIQGGSRTPGSTVSPGTGNGNTQVAQVPQIGSIAGITGVPLQSSHQDVSPGIRANLGQSPVTVSAQAGQAQSTTPQNQTTQGGQNLHHYRGLIPQFMCRGNFPPGGFPSQFPSNVSTSGPRPRFNNSNERPGQMGPRPGERDRPQHDEEVISRPIIKEEDLTRMDDISHEPGWAAHDDIDYNQKLAFSDDEPETEAPLPKKEDRKEARKDDIKDDKPVTDTGGSSVHDDKESPRPRDNRDSKDNRDMSYRPWQQPQTRNDYRASSNGPNMTAMRDNYSTGGNQSQPRPHPLRGVEEEEIWNQRRKEQGEKLASAVERARQRKEEEEKRFQEQTKQAAAKKLQDLENKMKQNKAKIEEDPPAAEPKGLITVPPVPIPVPEWERERENRERENRERSRTSSEGKEDKQPMGRDTREDFSTRTNFMRPDITRADRERERDRDQREQRDNRERDQPAFSRKFQSNLPPRFQKQQAERGSSTYNRVSPPSADRTLSSPNVTNVPFSQQYDPGRWSSSGNIKSHMGLGPRRNRADSDHGLSSPLEEDPRPPSRDHIPHGSHSSHGRRDDRFRPPMHHLFDSRKSGYHDDYRGYKNDHEERHGREFWERDRDRMYEDKMRDVRPRDSRDFRERDSDIRDVKDKDRPREKDYDKPRDFEASKDYDWKSPATDDDCERFETNDWSAEGRRSDERIDRRDRDERIERNERPQRPDSRDSRASRESRTSLRDDDHKRETSSWAHEMSDYEEKRWEREDYRERERDRRAPPGPITREKLQADDLKAEKRQLTQLKRLDHQEKKEIPKEDIKKDKEPDVWNRKLERTPEIPRGSEREGLNCAWADAVSPTFEKEDDKVADTLNKDEKEPEEELKENMDKLAIDKREELDSHKDELKDDKRDKNIRNRTNSGSGSSSRGRETRGGRTWGGYNMYSRWRGPESRGRRGTGSRSMGRPGSAKSGSYGVHTDSDISGDEISGCVESGKEDRRPTGSSKTIDAQKSDKDERNREVTRREEKRSGDYGTNVQVRSGVDKRPNYETRPREGFAPSGEPSRRGRGGARVRGSTLGARMEGYGPPPSKSPFSSDRTNDDKQTSPPVQQNTSTDNDNSNHNSSESADDKIIAKQQALTAGITGMPGRRNKSPNNQSNNQANANSGIKGQKKDDKRTRSGSRRRRENRDRIRSSATKQNSSDVGNEEWETTSENSEEHGDEHKDSRGHKPFPGRQGHGQSGPQSRRNDQMNNRDKPMNKPSNTARSAPGQVDKRPQGISAFPNQRNHFPMSMPPQGASMQPPNNQNGRPRSQGSANSQHSSSSKSTSGKETTVNRVDEIKLNDANLVDQALKDMGWKGQSKDKKQVDIDGEINNYLSPSGGDDGGSNSTEDMKLDTDGFQEVRSKKNLKDPSRHGQKDETKPPRRDKEKDKERDRSKSKSNGQPTTQQVQNIPPLLGQPIPQPTNMPPKGFDRNSSRQKLAPRFQKQKLARQQAQQLGHPQGEGGNGDTKINNSSGHMKDSSGTPAPPSVNAWDKPFTSQMRSNSPNSNVPADIQLMSGLTGSSEHSHEGNDQVNSSGSSQRNSPNTDKAQGKGMKEVISDKNVSDTSSPPVQTLIFENTNYSKTTKTSSDMAIKSKFSNHMKHSGSQQRPDKRDIEEDGSQLQQQQQALAVAFANKLNDPLKEKPSQDPIQMPLSFNKTEDNADMKLDFTFDADLSQLTDDKSKGSLGMPRSMHMTGGHSTISPSTAELNLKIASVKKVWENAAMPTVVEHEDGSVVSNANSFPQSFEAADVDDSYSPHQQYNQTSMKNEITTSTNVCKLVPPQVKPQQQSSGGGGAQANSTVPGPSPIGPGQSPIGHPPASIQAPLSPPPFNSTGQPSHMNYQEFPQYPGSQAAQYGSMSAIPSPPAVLFNTGSGQLPAQAGGLYGAFQLDQSRSPFTQYPPYAPSLQSSFSQQNVYLQQAPPPPHAQNPPAPDMYQNNLSGYRIPTAAAPPFGQNQQLSNNPNTVLISSSSNSLMSASVKPSSQPIGAIGTKAPHFQAQSAPQPNQLAYIPYDPSQVLGVSGNYMGNSQLVQRQGPSVQPSANSYYSATSAGKTNISLYVFPGSQTGFYQPGGAGQQTGTPYGLQGFGQHSQSLATPGNATPVGLQNFSSQFLSGSGLQIAAAAAAQQFRNPTGGLPGPANAAATFLSKHQQQEQPRQLKSPSGNQQDVLASVFSSTPQIPSPKSRNCKQQSQSQQPQPSPTQHHKYPPYQGVSQSAMNVRGMGMPPRGGIQPSQQRYPPPIQRPVVPFPPGPNPNNPNQQQQNCMPNQQQNQMNRHRPNIHQQQQRNMKMQQQYYSGQGNVKIDQTDKNDTHNDKITDSSSGNQSGGSKVSVTQQEIDTKEEVNQQTD comes from the exons ATGTCTACTCTGTCGGGGATTGTGTCGAAGGGGGAGAAAGGAAAATCAAAGTTTCAATCTCTAGATATCAATAGCTTGTACCGGGTCAGCAGG GGAGAATCTTTGGAGCAGCACCAGCAGAAAAGCACATTACCACGCAAACATGGAATGCAGAGTTTGGGAAAGGTGCCTTCGGCACGGCGTCCACCCGCTAACTTGCCTAGTTTAAAAAGTGAATACAGCAGCAGTGATCCAGCTGTCAGTCTTGTACCCAGCGGTGGAAGCGGTTGGGCAACTACCAAGGAACCAGCATCATCAACTACTACTACCTCTACAAACTCTCCATCAGCCCAATCATCCGACAATTTAACC AGCAATTCATCGCCTACACAATGTGTGGCTGCAACAACTCCCGCATCGACGCCATCGCAAGATCCGTCACTGCCAGGTCAACAGCAGAATACGTCTCAGTCTCCACATCCATCAGAAGTAGGAGGAAAATCATCATGGAGTGCAATTATGACAAGACCCGGAGAATTCg GTACACCCGGCGTTTCAACTGCGGTTGGTTATGCGGGTCTCGTAGGGGGCGGGAGAACGGGAAGAGGTACCCTAGGACTGAGTTTCCTCGCACACCAGTCCCCGCAGTTCCAACACGAGTTTCCCAGTCTCAGTGGACAGCCCTCGGTCTCCACTCAGAGCCAGACACAGCATACCTCAACAGCATCAAATGCAATATCTGTAAATGCCCAGCATCAGTTGCTACCGCAACAGTCGTATTCCCACAATCATGCAG GAGGTGCGTCGGCTGGCCAACAGCAGCAACAGTCGCAACAAAATCGGGAGCTGAACGCACAGTACGGCCCTGGTCCGAGCCTACGTCCACAAA CAGAAGGAAGCTGGATCCAAGGTGGAAGTCGCACACCTGGCTCTACCGTATCCCCTGGTACAGGAAATGGAAATACACAAGTGGCCCAGGTCCCCCAGATAGGCAGTATAGCTGGAATAACAGGTGTACCCCTGCAATCATCCCACCAAGACGTATCACCTGGCATTCGTGCCAACTTGGGCCAATCTCCGGTCACGGTATCGGCCCAGGCAGGCCAGGCTCAATCGACAACACCCCAAAATCAAACTACCCAGGGTGGACAAAATCTTCATCACTATCGTGGACTGATACCCCAATTCATGTGCCGTGGAAATTTTCCACCCGGTGGTTTCCCCTCACAATTTCCATCTAACGTTAGTACCAGTGGACCACGTCCACGTTTCAATAATTCCAATGAACGACCTGGCCAAATGGGCCCACGTCCTGGTGAACGTGATCGTCCACAGCACGACGAAGAGGTTATAAGTCGTCCAATAATCAAGGAGGAGGATCTCACTAGAATGGATGACATATCACACGAGCCAGGTTGGGCAGCACACGATGATATTGATTACAATCAGAAATTAGCATTCAGCGATGATGAGCCTGAGACAGAGGCCCCATTACCCAAAAAAGAGGATAGAAAAGAAGCCAGAAAAGACGATATAAAGGATGATAAACCAGTGACTGATACTGGTGGTTCATCTGTTCACGATGACAAGGAATCACCCCGTCCTAGGGACAATCGTGATTCCAAGGACAATCGTGACATGTCTTATCGTCCCTGGCAACAGCCACAGACACGTAACGACTATCGTGCATCATCAAATGGACCCAATATGACTGCAATGAGGGATAACTACAGCACTGGTGGTAACCAATCCCAGCCACGTCCCCATCCTCTCCGAGGTGTCGAAGAGGAGGAGATATGGAATCAGAGACGCAAGGAGCAGGGGGAGAAGTTGGCATCAGCTGTTGAGCGTGCACGTCAACGTAAAGAGGAAGAGGAAAAGCGTTTTCAGGAGCAGACTAAACAGGCAGCTGCCAAGAAGCTCCAAGAtcttgagaataaaatgaaacagAATAAAGCAAAGATCGAGGAGGATCCACCAGCGGCAGAGCCGAAGGGATTGATAACAGTTCCACCAGTACCAATTCCAGTTCCTGAATGGGAGAGAGAGCGTGAGAATCGTGAACGTGAGAACCGAGAACGTTCTCGCACCTCATCAGAGGGAAAGGAGGACAAGCAGCCGATGGGCCGAGATACTAGGGAGGATTTTTCCACAAGGACAAACTTTATGAGACCGGATATAACGAGAGCTGATCGAGAGCGTGAACGTGACAGGGATCAGCGTGAGCAAAGAGACAACAGGGAACGCGATCAGCCCGCATTTTCACGTAAATTCCAGAGCAATTTGCCACCTCGTTTCCAGAAACAACAGGCAGAGAGGGGATCCTCGACATACAACAGAGTATCACCGCCGAGTGCTGACAGGACTTTGTCATCACCAAATGTCACAAATGTTCCATTCTCCCAACAGTATGATCCAGGCAGATGGTCATCATCAGGGAATATAAAGTCTCACATGGGCCTAGGGCCTCGAAGAAATCGTGCTGACTCTGATCATGGTTTGTCCAGCCCCCTGGAGGAAGATCCAAGACCACCATCGAGGGATCATATCCCTCATGGCAGTCACAGCTCTCATGGACGACGTGATGATCGTTTCAGACCTCCAATGCATCATCTCTTTGACTCGCGAAAATCCGGCTATCACGATGATTATCGTGGATACAAGAATGATCACGAGGAGAGACATGGTCGTGAGTTTTGGGAGCGTGACAGGGATCGTATGTATGAAGATAAGATGAGGGATGTACGCCCTAGGGATTCTAGAGATTTTCGAGAGAGAGATTCGGATATTCGTGATGTCAAGGATAAAGATCGTCCGCGTGAAAAGGATTACGATAAACCCAGAGATTTTGAGGCTTCGAAGGATTACGATTGGAAGTCACCAGCTACTGATGATGATTGTGAGAGATTTGAGACAAATGATTGGTCAGCAGAGGGTCGAAGGAGTGATGAGAGGATAGATCGTCGTGACAGAGACGAGAGGATTGAGAGAAATGAGAGGCCACAACGCCCAGACTCCAGGGACTCTCGTGCATCGAGGGAATCCAGGACGTCACTTCGTGATGATGATCATAAGAGGGAGACATCCTCGTGGGCTCACGAGATGTCGGATTATGAGGAGAAAAGGTGGGAGAGGGAGGACTACAGGGAGCGCGAGAGGGACAGGCGTGCACCACCTGGACCGATAACCAGGGAGAAACTCCAGGCTGATGATTTGAAAGCTGAGAAGCGTCAGCTGACGCAGTTGAAGAGGCTTGATCATCAGGAGAAAAAGGAGATTCCCAAGGAGGACATTAAAAAAGATAAAGAGCCTGATGTGTGGAATAGGAAGCTTGAGAGAACACCTGAAATACCCAGGGGAAGTGAGCGTGAAGGATTGAATTGTGCTTGGGCTGATGCTGTCTCTCCTACATTTGAGAAGGAGGATGATAAAGTAGCCGATACCCTGAATAAAGATGAGAAGGAACCTGAGGAAGAGCTGAAGGAGAACATGGATAAATTAGCCATCGATAAACGAGAAGAACTGGACTCTCACAAAGACGAGTTAAAGGACGATAAACGCGATAAGAATATTCGCAACAGAACAAATAGTGGCAGTGGCTCGAGCTCCAGGGGACGTGAGACACGAGGTGGTCGTACCTGGGGTGGATACAACATGTACTCCAGATGGAGGGGACCAGAATCCCGTGGTAGACGTGGTACTGGTTCACGATCAATGGGACGTCCTGGATCAGCGAAGAGTGGATCTTATGGGGTTCATACTGACTCCGATATCAGTGGTGATGAGATTTCAGGGTGTGTTGAGTCGGGAAAGGAGGACAGAAGGCCCACAGGATCAAGTAAAACAATTGATGCGCAGAAATCTGATAAAGACGAGCGCAACAGGGAAGTGACAAGACGGGAGGAAAAACGAAGTGGAGATTATGGAACAAATGTTCAGGTACGTTCAGGGGTTGATAAACGTCCTAACTATGAGACACGTCCACGTGAAGGTTTTGCCCCCTCAGGGGAGCCATCAAGACGTGGTAGAGGAGGTGCTAGAGTCCGGGGATCAACCCTTGGAGCTAGAATGGAGGGATATGGACCTCCACCGAGTAAAAGCCCATTCTCATCAGATCGAACTAATGATGATAAACAGACATCACCACCAGTACAACAGAATACTTCAACTGATAATGACAACAGTAATCATAATTCATCAGAGTCCGctgatgataaaattattgctAAGCAGCAAGCACTCACTGCTGGTATCACTGGCATGCCCGGACGACGAAATAAATCACCGAATAATCAGTCTAATAATCAGGCTAATGCTAATTCAGGGATAAAGGGCCAGAAGAAGGATGACAAGAGGACAAGGAGTGGCAGTAGAAGACGACGGGAGAATAGAGACAGAATTCGTTCGTCAGCTACGAAACAAAATTCCTCGGATGTTGGTAACGAGGAGTGGGAGACAACATCTGAGAATAGTGAGGAGCATGGAGATGAGCACAAGGACTCGCGGGGACATAAGCCCTTTCCTGGACGTCAGGGCCACGGGCAGTCTGGGCCACAATCAAGGCGAAATGATCAGATGAATAATAGGGATAAACCCATGAATAAACCATCGAATACTGCTCGTTCAGCTCCTGGCCAGGTCGACAAACGTCCACAAGGTATAAGTGCTTTTCCCAATCAACGAaatcattttccaatgagtaTGCCACCTCAGGGTGCCTCTATGCAACCACCAAACAATCAGAATGGAAGGCCGAGGAGTCAGGGGTCAGCCAACAGTCAGCATTCATCGTCGTCGAAAAGCACCAGTGGAAAGGAAACTACCGTTAACAGAGTCGATGAGATAAAACTGAATGACGCTAATTTGGTTGATCAGGCGTTGAAGGACATGGGATGGAAAGGACAGAGTAAAGACAAGAAGCAGGTTGATATTGATGGagagataaataattatttgtcacCTTCAGGGGGTGATGATGGTGGCAGCAATAGCACTGAGGACATGAAACTTGATACTGATGGCTTTCAGGAAGTCCGGTCGAAGAAGAATCTGAAGGATCCATCGAGACATGGACAGAAGGATGAGACAAAACCACCAAGGAGAGATAAGGAGAAGGATAAGGAACGCGATCGTTCCAAATCAAAGTCAAATGGACAACCAACTACCCAACAAGTTCAGAATATTCCTCCACTTCTTGGTCAGCCCATTCCCCAGCCTACCAATATGCCACCTAAGGGCTTTGACAGGAATTCCAGTCGTCAGAAATTGGCTCCAAGATTCCAGAAGCAAAAATTGGCCAGACAACAGGCACAACAGCTGGGACATCCCCAGGGTGAAGGGGGCAATGGAGACACTAAGATTAATAATTCTTCTGGCCACATGAAAGATTCCAGTGGTACACCGGCACCACCGTCTGTCAATGCCTGGGACAAGCCCTTCACCAGTCAGATGAGATCAAATTCTCCCAATTCAAACGTTCCAGCTGATATTCAATTGATGTCAGGTTTGACTGGATCCAGTGAGCACTCTCACGAAGGCAATGATCAGGTGAATAGCAGTGGTAGCAGTCAAAGAAATTCTCCAAATACTGATAAAGCTCAGGGTAAAGGGATGAAAGAAGTGATTAGTGATAAAAATGTGTCAGACACTTCTTCACCACCTGTTCAAACCCTCATCTTTGAAAATACAAATTACTCCAAAACGACTAAAACATCATCGGACATGGCTATTAAGTCCAAATTCTCGAATCACATGAAACACAGTGGATCTCAACAACGTCCTGATAAGAGAGATATTGAGGAAGATGGTAGTCAACTTCAACAACAACAGCAGGCACTGGCTGTTGCCTTTgccaataaattaaatgaccCATTGAAAGAAAAACCATCCCAGGATCCCATACAAATGCCATTGTCCTTCAATAAAACAGAGGATAATGCTGATATGAAGCTGGACTTCACTTTTGATGCTGATCTCTCACAGTTAACTGATGATAAGAGTAAAGGCTCATTGGGTATGCCCAGATCCATGCATATGACCGGCGGACACAGTACAATATCCCCTTCAACAGCTGAACTTAACCTAAAAATTGCTTCGGTTAAAAAAGTTTGGGAGAATGCAGCAATGCCAACCGTTGTTGAACATGAGGATGGCAGTGTTGTTTCAAATGCCAACAGCTTTCCCCAGAGTTTTGAGGCAGCAGATGTTGATGATTCTTACAGCCCACATCAGCAGTACAATCAAACGAGCATGAAAAACGAAATCACAACGTCGACCAATGTTTGCAag CTGGTTCCCCCGCAGGTGAAGCCGCAGCAGCAATCATCTGGGGGTGGTGGGGCACAGGCAAATTCAACAGTACCAGGACCCAGTCCCATTGGACCTGGACAGAGTCCCATTGGTCATCCACCAGCTAGCATTCAGGCACCACTCAGTCCACCTCCATTCAACTCTACTGGGCAGCCTTCACACATGAATTATCAG GAATTCCCACAATATCCAGGCTCCCAAGCAGCTCAATATGGCAGTATGTCAGCTATTCCATCACCACCAGCAGTTCTATTCAACACAGGATCTGGACAATTGCCAGCCCAAGCTGGTGGCTTATACGGTGCATTCCAATTGGATCAGAGTCGATCGCCATTCACTCAATATCCACCCTATGCTCCATCACTCCAGAGTTCATTCAGTCAGCAGAATGTGTACTTACAGCAagcaccaccaccaccgcaTGCCCAAAATCCACCAGCACCTGATATGTATCAGAATAATTTGTCCGGATATCGTATACCAACGGCTGCTGCACCACCATTTGGACAGAATCAACAACTCAGCAATAATCCTAATACTGTTTTGATCAGTTCTTCATCAAATTCACTCATGTCAGCTAGTGTCAAACCGTCCTCACAGCCTATTGGTGCTATTGGCACTAAGGCACCACATTTCCAGGCACAGTCGGCACCTCAGCCCAATCAG ttggcTTATATACCATACGATCCAAGTCAAGTGCTCGGTGTAAGTGGCAACTACATGGGCAATTCTCAGCTAGTACAGCGTCAAGGACCAAGTGTACAACCATCGGCAAATAGCTATTATAGCGCCACGTCCGCCGGTAAAACTAATATCTCTCTGT ATGTATTTCCAGGCTCCCAGACTGGTTTCTATCAACCAGGTGGTGCTGGCCAACAAACTGGTACTCCGTATGGCCTTCAGGGATTTGGACAGCATAGCCAGAGTCTAGCAACACCTGGCAATGCAACTCCTGTTGGGCTTCAGAACTTtagttcacaatttttatctgGATCTGGTCTGCAAATAGCCGCAGCTGCTGCTGCACAACAATTTCGCAATCCCACTGGTGGGCTACCAGGACCAGCTAATGCTGCAGCAACATTTCTAAGCAAGCATCAACAACAGGAACAACCGAGACAACTGAAGAGCCCATCTGGCAATCAACAGGATGTTCTAGCATCAGTGTTCAGTTCGA CTCCACAAATACCATCACCCAAGTCAAGAAATTGCAAACAACAATCCCAATCACAACAGCCACAACCAAGTCCAACACAACACCATAAATATCCACCTTACCAAGGGGTCAGTCAGTCTGCTATG AATGTTCGTGGAATGGGAATGCCACCCAGGGGTGGAATTCAGCCCTCCCAGCAGCGGTATCCACCGCCAATTCAGAGGCCTGTGGTACCATTTCCACCCGGGCCAAACCCAAATAATCCCAATCAACAGCAGCAGAATTGTATGCCCAATCAGCAGCAAAATCAGATGAATCGTCACCGACCTAATATTCATCAACAGCAGCAGAGGAACATGAAGATGCAGCAGCAATATTATTCTGGGCAAG GTAACGTCAAAATCGATCAAACAGATAAGAATGACACTCACAACGACAAAATCACAGATTCATCGTCTGGTAATCAATCAGGAGGATCAAAAGTCAGTGTAACACAACAGGAAATTGACACTAAAGAAGAGGTGAATCAACAAAccgattaa